A region from the Candidatus Krumholzibacteriia bacterium genome encodes:
- a CDS encoding sigma-54 dependent transcriptional regulator, translated as MARILVVDDEQRMCDVVARSLGRRGHDVRTAANGRQALAELDEAPADIVFTDHRMDPIDGMELLQRIKAGRPQTAVVMMTAYGEVETAVAAMKAGAAHYLNKPVDLDELNLLADRLVQQSEMKTAQARQRELHTRTAEKWDMVGESPAMHQVKELILRVAPTDATVLIRGESGTGKELCAKAIHRHSQRAGGPFVPVNCAAIPDSLLESELFGYTKGAFTGADQDKKGFFELAHGGTIFLDELGEANAGVQSKLLRALEERKFIPVGGRSEIEVDVRIVAATNKDLERLIDDGDFREDLYYRFNVFPVDLPALRDRLEDIEIVAARLMTDLGRRDERLSPEVLRALRAHSWPGNVRELRNTLERAHILAGDTALRPEHVVLPRSRGSGAKVGDEPVDLNLEEHERRLIRLALRRAAGNKTQAAEMLGLTRRALYSRMERLRIPIDDPGT; from the coding sequence GTGGCCCGGATCCTGGTGGTGGACGACGAACAGCGCATGTGCGACGTGGTCGCGCGATCCCTCGGCCGACGCGGACACGACGTCCGCACCGCTGCGAACGGCCGCCAGGCCCTCGCGGAACTGGACGAAGCCCCCGCCGACATCGTGTTCACCGACCACCGGATGGACCCGATCGACGGCATGGAACTCCTGCAGCGCATCAAGGCCGGTCGGCCGCAGACGGCCGTGGTCATGATGACCGCCTACGGTGAGGTCGAGACCGCGGTCGCGGCGATGAAGGCCGGTGCGGCGCACTACCTGAACAAACCGGTCGACCTCGACGAGCTGAACCTGCTCGCCGATCGGCTCGTGCAGCAGAGCGAGATGAAGACGGCGCAGGCGCGTCAGCGCGAACTGCACACACGCACGGCCGAGAAGTGGGACATGGTCGGCGAGAGTCCGGCCATGCACCAGGTGAAGGAGTTGATCCTCCGCGTGGCGCCCACCGACGCCACGGTGCTCATCCGCGGCGAGAGCGGCACGGGCAAGGAGCTGTGCGCCAAGGCCATCCACCGGCACAGCCAGCGCGCCGGCGGGCCCTTCGTGCCGGTGAACTGCGCGGCGATCCCCGATTCGCTGCTCGAGAGCGAGTTGTTCGGTTACACCAAGGGGGCCTTCACGGGCGCCGACCAGGACAAGAAGGGGTTCTTCGAGCTCGCGCACGGTGGGACGATCTTCCTCGACGAGCTCGGCGAGGCGAATGCCGGCGTGCAGAGCAAGCTTCTGCGTGCGCTCGAGGAACGGAAGTTCATCCCCGTGGGGGGGCGCAGCGAGATCGAGGTCGACGTGCGGATCGTGGCGGCCACGAACAAGGACCTCGAGCGGTTGATCGACGACGGCGACTTCCGCGAGGATCTCTACTACCGCTTCAACGTGTTCCCGGTCGACCTGCCGGCGCTGCGCGATCGACTCGAAGACATCGAGATCGTCGCCGCGCGCCTGATGACCGATCTCGGCCGACGTGACGAGCGACTCTCGCCGGAAGTGCTCCGAGCGCTGCGGGCGCACTCGTGGCCCGGAAACGTCCGCGAGCTGCGCAACACGCTCGAGCGTGCGCACATCCTCGCCGGCGACACGGCGCTTCGGCCCGAACACGTGGTGCTCCCGCGTTCGCGCGGATCGGGTGCGAAGGTCGGCGACGAGCCCGTCGACCTGAACCTCGAGGAGCACGAGCGTCGTCTGATCCGTCTCGCCCTGCGGCGGGCCGCGGGAAACAAGACCCAGGCGGCCGAGATGCTCGGCCTGACCCGGCGTGCCCTCTACTCGAGGATGGAGCGGCTGAGGATTCCGATCGACGATCCGGGGACCTGA
- a CDS encoding 4a-hydroxytetrahydrobiopterin dehydratase — MPRPSKLDDAAIAKALETVPEWSRDGDTIRRSFRFDDFTAAFGFMSRVALHAEKRDHHPDWSNVYNGVEIALSTHDAGGLTELDFDLARAIDGCV, encoded by the coding sequence ATGCCCCGCCCGAGCAAGCTCGACGACGCCGCCATCGCGAAGGCCCTGGAGACCGTTCCCGAATGGTCCCGCGACGGCGACACCATCCGCCGGAGCTTCCGCTTCGACGATTTCACCGCTGCCTTCGGCTTCATGAGCCGCGTGGCCCTGCACGCCGAGAAGCGCGACCACCACCCGGACTGGAGCAACGTGTACAACGGCGTCGAGATCGCGCTGTCCACCCACGATGCCGGGGGGCTCACCGAGCTCGACTTCGACCTGGCCCGGGCCATCGACGGCTGCGTCTGA
- a CDS encoding M6 family metalloprotease domain-containing protein has protein sequence MRRPVIATTFAVLLTILTQSSGSMAQLCAPRPGVELPPAARELMERDPRAFSFGHAWIGVAERAAAARAALADGALARGAQTAVSGNYSVPVFTVSFADTDTVPWNPADLEQRLFDAQGASLTDFYHEISGGRASVGGQVIGWTQLNEDESYYAGASNGLSPADAKIGELIAETITAHDATVDFGQFDNDGPDGIPNSGDDDGRVDFVAFVHPAFGGECGGDNPHIWSHRWRYPAWAQVPLQTNDLSPSGEPIVIDDYVMQPGLDCNGVDMIQIGVFCHEFGHAFGLPDLYDTNGGGANGVGHWCLMASGNWNRPESPAHMSAWTKAELGWVDVIDIGPEPVVTDVAPVFDSDTVYRLPFDHDRWRVRTDCAIAGDASMALGATLDESTARGWVEPKGYGNRWVETVARDFHYDGNGPVTLSYDYAVDTEGGFDFVFAIVEVDGVEAQLDVYDWTSSGTATHDLTALLGSGPVDYRVKFRFRSDTAFSNEDGAYASSCAAFAFDEVSVVGGGESYAADFEEHREGWYCPRNETDNPVDEYWLVENRRRRGFDVNLKAEGLLIYHVDDAVMKSRYGNSGGTDDAAARGIVVEEADGAYNLLALGSANRGDEGDPWPGLLSSFDGSTTPGTGSNDGMPTAISILSMNDVGDTVQVAWRAGNPAPVFAGVQPATAQADGSTITVALEGADRIAHGATVRMIRSGDPAIEATEVEWLDTDRVLATFTAEPADRGTWDVVVENPDGQNALVAAGFTWNAVATDVPADLRGPTTFALERNVPNPFNPRTLIRFAVPRTAPVQLRVYDARGRAVVTLVDEPMPAGHHEVVWDGRDTSGRTVASGVYFARMRSEDFASTQKMLMAQ, from the coding sequence ATGCGACGGCCCGTCATCGCCACCACATTCGCGGTTCTGCTGACGATCCTGACCCAGTCGTCGGGTTCGATGGCGCAGTTGTGCGCGCCTCGACCCGGTGTCGAGCTGCCTCCCGCCGCGCGGGAGCTCATGGAGCGGGACCCCCGCGCCTTCTCCTTCGGCCACGCCTGGATCGGGGTGGCCGAGCGCGCGGCGGCGGCGCGGGCAGCGCTGGCCGACGGCGCCCTGGCCCGTGGAGCGCAGACCGCGGTCAGCGGGAACTACTCGGTGCCCGTGTTCACCGTGAGCTTCGCGGACACCGACACCGTGCCCTGGAATCCCGCGGACCTCGAGCAGCGCCTGTTCGACGCCCAGGGGGCCAGCCTCACCGACTTCTACCATGAGATCAGCGGTGGTCGCGCGAGTGTCGGCGGACAGGTGATCGGCTGGACGCAGTTGAACGAGGACGAGAGCTACTACGCCGGCGCGTCGAACGGGCTGAGTCCGGCCGACGCGAAGATCGGAGAACTGATCGCCGAGACGATCACCGCGCACGATGCCACCGTGGACTTCGGTCAGTTCGACAACGACGGTCCCGACGGAATCCCCAACAGCGGTGACGACGACGGTCGGGTCGACTTCGTGGCCTTCGTGCACCCCGCCTTCGGGGGGGAGTGCGGTGGCGACAATCCGCACATCTGGAGCCATCGCTGGCGGTACCCGGCGTGGGCCCAGGTGCCCCTGCAGACCAACGACCTCTCACCGAGCGGCGAACCGATCGTCATCGACGACTACGTCATGCAGCCCGGGCTCGACTGCAACGGAGTCGACATGATCCAGATCGGCGTGTTCTGCCACGAGTTCGGCCACGCCTTCGGCCTTCCCGATCTCTACGACACGAACGGCGGTGGCGCCAACGGCGTGGGCCACTGGTGCCTGATGGCGTCGGGGAACTGGAACCGCCCCGAGTCTCCCGCGCACATGAGCGCGTGGACCAAGGCCGAGCTCGGCTGGGTGGACGTGATCGACATCGGCCCCGAGCCCGTCGTGACCGACGTCGCGCCGGTGTTCGATTCGGACACCGTGTACCGCTTGCCCTTCGACCACGACCGCTGGCGGGTCCGGACCGACTGCGCGATCGCCGGAGACGCATCCATGGCCCTGGGGGCGACTCTCGACGAGAGCACCGCTCGTGGATGGGTCGAGCCGAAGGGCTACGGCAATCGCTGGGTCGAGACGGTGGCGCGTGACTTCCACTACGACGGCAACGGCCCGGTGACGCTGAGCTACGACTACGCCGTCGACACCGAAGGAGGCTTCGACTTCGTCTTCGCGATCGTGGAGGTCGACGGTGTGGAGGCCCAGCTCGACGTCTACGACTGGACGAGCAGCGGAACCGCTACGCACGATCTCACCGCTCTGCTCGGCTCCGGCCCGGTCGACTACCGCGTGAAGTTCCGCTTCCGGTCGGACACGGCCTTCTCGAACGAGGACGGTGCCTACGCGTCGAGCTGCGCGGCCTTCGCCTTCGACGAGGTCTCGGTCGTCGGTGGGGGCGAGTCGTACGCGGCCGACTTCGAGGAACATCGCGAGGGGTGGTACTGCCCGCGCAACGAGACCGACAATCCGGTCGACGAGTACTGGCTCGTGGAGAACCGCCGCCGTCGTGGATTCGACGTGAATCTCAAGGCCGAGGGCCTGCTGATCTACCACGTGGACGACGCGGTGATGAAGTCGCGGTACGGCAACAGCGGTGGGACCGACGATGCCGCCGCCCGTGGCATCGTGGTGGAGGAGGCCGACGGTGCCTACAACCTGCTCGCCCTGGGATCCGCGAACCGCGGTGACGAGGGAGATCCGTGGCCGGGCCTGTTGTCGAGTTTCGACGGCTCGACCACTCCCGGCACCGGGTCGAACGACGGGATGCCCACGGCGATCTCCATCCTGAGCATGAACGACGTCGGCGATACCGTGCAGGTCGCGTGGCGGGCCGGAAATCCGGCACCGGTGTTCGCGGGCGTCCAGCCGGCCACGGCGCAGGCCGACGGCTCGACGATCACGGTCGCGCTCGAGGGAGCCGATCGGATCGCCCACGGTGCCACGGTACGGATGATCCGCTCGGGCGATCCGGCGATCGAGGCGACCGAGGTCGAGTGGCTCGACACCGATCGCGTGCTCGCCACCTTCACGGCCGAGCCCGCCGACCGCGGCACGTGGGACGTGGTCGTCGAGAACCCCGACGGTCAGAACGCCCTGGTCGCGGCCGGCTTCACGTGGAACGCGGTGGCGACCGATGTGCCGGCCGACCTGCGCGGACCCACCACCTTCGCGCTCGAGCGCAACGTGCCGAACCCCTTCAACCCGCGGACCCTGATCCGCTTCGCGGTGCCGCGTACCGCCCCGGTGCAATTGCGCGTGTACGACGCCCGCGGTCGGGCCGTGGTCACACTGGTCGACGAGCCCATGCCCGCGGGCCATCACGAGGTGGTCTGGGACGGACGCGACACCAGCGGACGGACCGTGGCCAGCGGGGTGTACTTCGCGCGTATGCGGTCCGAGGACTTCGCCTCGACCCAGAAGATGCTCATGGCACAGTAG
- the lipA gene encoding lipoyl synthase: protein MRRSTAESDPAPRPLRRKHRMGDPRRGKPSWLTMRSRTGKDYFELKRLFREQGLNTICEEARCPNIGECWNARTATFLILGHQCTRRCTFCDVGYGWTGEVDRDEPRRLVDAVQEIGLDHVVITSVDRDDLDDGGAAVFVDLVERLRDQCPDTKIELLAPDFRDKVGALEAVLAVGADVFAHNLETVEGLYAGVRPRSSYRGSLEVLRRAHMHRPRPLVKTGIMVGLGETEDELDRLFDDVAGAGADILTVGQYLQPSARHHRVERFYDPEDFDRIAERGRRAGIAWVESGPFVRSSYHAADQTQALG from the coding sequence GTGCGTCGATCCACTGCCGAGTCCGATCCCGCCCCGCGCCCCCTTCGGCGCAAGCACCGCATGGGCGATCCGCGGCGGGGCAAGCCCTCGTGGCTGACCATGCGCTCGCGAACGGGCAAGGACTACTTCGAACTCAAGCGTCTGTTCCGCGAGCAGGGGCTGAACACGATCTGCGAAGAGGCCAGGTGTCCCAACATCGGCGAGTGCTGGAACGCACGGACCGCCACCTTCCTGATCCTGGGCCACCAGTGCACCCGGCGTTGCACCTTCTGTGACGTGGGTTACGGGTGGACGGGCGAGGTCGATCGTGACGAGCCGCGCCGCCTGGTCGACGCGGTGCAGGAGATCGGGCTGGACCACGTGGTGATCACCTCCGTCGATCGCGACGACCTGGACGACGGTGGGGCCGCGGTGTTCGTCGACCTCGTGGAGCGTCTGCGGGACCAGTGTCCCGACACGAAGATCGAACTGCTCGCGCCCGACTTCCGCGACAAGGTCGGCGCGCTCGAAGCGGTGCTGGCCGTCGGCGCCGACGTCTTCGCGCACAACCTCGAGACGGTCGAGGGCCTGTACGCCGGCGTGCGCCCCCGCTCGAGCTACCGCGGTTCCCTGGAGGTGCTTCGTCGGGCGCACATGCATCGCCCGCGGCCACTGGTGAAGACAGGAATCATGGTCGGTCTGGGAGAGACCGAAGACGAACTCGACCGCCTGTTCGACGACGTGGCCGGCGCGGGTGCGGACATCCTCACCGTGGGGCAGTACCTGCAGCCTTCGGCGAGACACCACCGCGTGGAGCGGTTCTACGATCCCGAGGACTTCGATCGCATCGCCGAGCGTGGTCGTCGCGCCGGCATCGCGTGGGTCGAGTCGGGTCCCTTCGTACGCAGCTCCTATCATGCCGCGGATCAGACCCAGGCGCTCGGCTGA
- a CDS encoding ATP-binding protein → MPRIRPRRSADPGVPGRRAQVLGALTLGVLVAIASGAGLWTIYERSREALDREMGERLLLIAEEVAATAAPESLTQWTLEGEDLDPLRPAGLRAHLTDLALRRDVNYVVVYSFEGTVLLDTSGLRTPGSPDDFLFGEAFLALSSLEPVHLPTRATEQDEYLKAAFWPILDSGGSEAELLGHVAVHAAPDFFDTLRTLRGTLVFVGVALVVLLTTAVAVYLFYAQRLARAHAALARSEQLGAMGRMAAGIAHEIRNPLGIIKNTAQLLREELDDAGVDSDLVRYIPEEVDRLNETLTGYLEFARDAPLRPETVDLVRLVRRTLKLVERDLQSAGVAVRSNLDSVDRLALWADPRRLQQVVLNLVLNAVQAMPEGGTLDLRLDSVDGRVALHVRDTGTGMDPARAQDIFEPFVTSKEKGSGLGLHVVQRIVEDHGGRIELETEPGRGSTFTVDLPVPDDVRSVDVAQED, encoded by the coding sequence ATGCCGCGGATCAGACCCAGGCGCTCGGCTGATCCGGGTGTGCCCGGGCGGCGGGCGCAGGTCCTGGGCGCCCTGACCCTGGGTGTGCTCGTGGCGATCGCTTCGGGCGCGGGGCTCTGGACCATCTACGAGCGCAGTCGCGAAGCACTCGACCGCGAGATGGGCGAGCGCCTCCTGCTGATCGCCGAGGAGGTCGCGGCCACGGCGGCGCCCGAGAGTCTGACGCAGTGGACTCTCGAGGGAGAGGACCTTGATCCCCTGCGGCCGGCCGGTCTCCGGGCGCACCTGACGGACCTGGCTCTGCGGCGTGACGTCAACTACGTCGTCGTGTATTCCTTCGAGGGCACGGTTCTCCTCGACACCTCCGGTCTGCGGACACCGGGCAGCCCCGACGACTTCCTGTTCGGCGAAGCCTTCCTGGCCCTGTCGTCGCTCGAACCGGTTCATCTGCCCACCCGCGCGACCGAGCAGGACGAGTACCTGAAGGCGGCGTTCTGGCCGATCCTGGATTCCGGTGGCTCCGAGGCGGAATTGCTCGGCCACGTCGCGGTCCACGCCGCTCCGGACTTCTTCGACACCCTGCGCACGCTGCGGGGAACCCTGGTGTTCGTCGGTGTCGCTCTCGTGGTGCTCCTGACGACGGCGGTCGCCGTGTATCTGTTCTACGCCCAGCGGCTCGCCCGTGCGCACGCGGCCCTGGCACGCAGCGAACAACTGGGTGCGATGGGCCGAATGGCGGCGGGAATCGCCCACGAGATCCGGAATCCCCTGGGGATCATCAAGAACACCGCGCAGTTGTTGCGCGAGGAACTCGACGATGCCGGCGTCGACAGCGACCTCGTCCGCTACATTCCCGAAGAGGTCGATCGACTGAACGAGACGCTGACCGGTTACCTCGAGTTCGCCAGGGACGCGCCCCTTCGCCCCGAGACCGTGGATCTGGTGCGGCTGGTACGACGGACGCTGAAGTTGGTCGAGCGCGACCTGCAGAGCGCGGGGGTGGCGGTGAGGTCCAACCTGGACTCCGTCGATCGGCTGGCGCTGTGGGCCGATCCACGCCGTCTGCAACAGGTCGTCCTGAACCTCGTACTGAACGCGGTGCAGGCCATGCCCGAGGGTGGTACGCTCGACCTGCGACTCGACTCGGTGGACGGTCGCGTCGCGCTGCATGTGCGGGACACCGGCACCGGCATGGACCCTGCACGGGCGCAGGATATCTTCGAGCCCTTCGTCACCAGCAAGGAGAAGGGTTCGGGACTCGGACTCCACGTGGTCCAGCGGATCGTCGAGGACCACGGGGGCCGGATCGAGCTCGAGACCGAACCCGGACGGGGCAGTACCTTCACGGTGGATCTTCCCGTCCCCGACGACGTCCGCTCGGTCGACGTCGCGCAGGAGGACTGA
- the proS gene encoding proline--tRNA ligase: MADWLTKQSADYPRWYQEVVQRGDLADYAPVKGCMIIKPYGYALWENMQGELDRMFKETGHVNAYFPLLIPQNFINKEAEHVEGFAPELAVVTHAGGKELEEPYVIRPTSETIIWDSLRKWISSYRDLPILLNQWANVMRWELRTRLFLRTTEFLWQEGHTAHATAEEAQEETLRMLEVYRTFAEDFMAMPVLTGLKTDREKFAGAVRTYCIEALMGDKKALQAGTSHNLGQNFAKAFDVTFNNAEGEREFVWATSWGVSTRLIGALVMAHGDDAGLVLPPRIAPVQAVVVPIYKGDEERSTVVEAAVAIEQRLKDVGVRTKLDDRDQMRPGFKFAEWELKGVPLRVEVGPKDVAKGEVRLANRATGTKEQKKVEVLVAEAKGLLETVQRDVYQRALDFRNANTHRVDTYDEFEECLDSEGGFILAHWDGTGETEERIQQETKATIRCIPLQPLDPADAEPGRCMVTGEPSEQRVVFARAY, translated from the coding sequence ATGGCCGACTGGCTCACCAAACAGTCCGCAGACTATCCTCGCTGGTACCAGGAGGTCGTCCAGCGCGGCGACCTGGCCGACTACGCGCCGGTGAAGGGCTGTATGATCATCAAGCCCTACGGCTATGCGCTGTGGGAGAACATGCAGGGCGAGCTCGATCGCATGTTCAAGGAGACGGGACACGTCAACGCCTACTTCCCACTGTTGATCCCGCAGAACTTCATCAACAAGGAAGCCGAGCACGTCGAGGGCTTCGCACCGGAGCTGGCCGTGGTCACACACGCCGGCGGCAAGGAACTCGAAGAGCCCTACGTGATCCGCCCGACCAGCGAAACCATCATCTGGGACTCCCTGCGCAAGTGGATCAGCAGCTACCGTGACCTGCCGATCCTGCTCAACCAGTGGGCGAACGTCATGCGCTGGGAGCTGCGCACGCGTCTGTTCCTGCGCACCACCGAGTTCCTCTGGCAGGAAGGTCACACGGCCCACGCCACGGCCGAGGAGGCGCAGGAGGAGACCCTACGCATGCTCGAGGTCTACCGTACCTTTGCCGAGGACTTCATGGCCATGCCCGTGCTCACCGGTCTGAAGACCGATCGCGAGAAGTTCGCAGGCGCGGTGCGCACCTACTGCATCGAAGCCCTCATGGGCGACAAGAAGGCCCTGCAGGCCGGCACGTCGCACAACCTCGGTCAGAACTTCGCGAAGGCCTTCGACGTGACCTTCAACAACGCCGAGGGCGAACGCGAGTTCGTGTGGGCCACGAGCTGGGGGGTGTCCACGCGCCTGATCGGCGCACTCGTGATGGCGCACGGCGACGACGCCGGCCTGGTGCTCCCGCCGCGGATCGCCCCGGTGCAGGCCGTGGTGGTGCCGATCTACAAGGGTGACGAGGAACGGTCGACCGTGGTCGAGGCAGCCGTTGCGATCGAGCAGCGCCTGAAGGACGTGGGCGTACGCACGAAGCTCGACGACCGCGACCAGATGCGCCCCGGCTTCAAGTTCGCCGAGTGGGAGCTGAAGGGCGTGCCCCTGCGCGTCGAGGTCGGCCCGAAGGACGTGGCGAAGGGCGAGGTGCGCCTGGCCAACCGGGCCACCGGGACCAAGGAACAGAAGAAGGTCGAAGTCCTCGTGGCCGAGGCGAAGGGCCTGCTCGAGACCGTGCAGCGTGACGTCTACCAGCGCGCGCTCGACTTCCGCAACGCCAACACCCACCGCGTGGACACCTACGACGAGTTCGAGGAGTGTCTCGACAGCGAGGGCGGATTCATCCTGGCCCACTGGGACGGCACCGGAGAGACCGAGGAACGGATCCAGCAGGAGACCAAGGCCACCATCCGGTGCATCCCGCTGCAGCCGCTCGATCCCGCGGACGCCGAGCCGGGCCGGTGCATGGTCACCGGCGAGCCCAGTGAACAGCGCGTGGTGTTCGCCCGGGCCTACTGA
- a CDS encoding sulfite exporter TauE/SafE family protein, translating into MDSFATEWGQIVVLAVVGFVAGFMNVFAGGGSLLTLPIMLWLGMPAPVANATNRIGLITQNIAATTAFHQGHVLPLGTVLRLSLVVIPGSLLGAWLAIDIDETLFRRILVGVMLVSLWAILRRKPAREVWKPRTDGVTWQLVLSFLGMGLYAGFIQAGLGFVIIAVLTSVGHFDLIRTNAIKVATVLIAQLVALTVFGLTGTVDWAAGAALALGSTTGAWSAAHVQLAQGALWVRRVVVALLVLFTLRLVYEGFVAGV; encoded by the coding sequence ATGGATTCCTTCGCGACCGAATGGGGTCAGATCGTCGTCCTGGCCGTCGTGGGCTTCGTGGCCGGCTTCATGAACGTGTTCGCCGGCGGGGGCTCGCTGCTGACGCTGCCGATCATGCTGTGGCTCGGAATGCCCGCGCCGGTGGCCAATGCCACCAACCGCATCGGTCTGATCACCCAGAACATCGCCGCCACCACCGCCTTCCATCAGGGACACGTGCTGCCCCTGGGGACGGTGCTGAGATTGTCGCTCGTGGTGATCCCGGGATCGCTCCTGGGCGCCTGGCTGGCGATCGACATCGACGAGACCCTCTTCCGTCGGATCCTCGTCGGTGTCATGCTGGTTTCGCTGTGGGCGATCCTGCGCAGGAAGCCCGCGCGCGAGGTCTGGAAGCCGCGGACCGACGGGGTCACCTGGCAACTCGTACTCAGCTTCCTCGGCATGGGATTGTACGCGGGCTTCATCCAGGCGGGCCTGGGCTTCGTGATCATCGCGGTGCTCACCTCGGTCGGCCACTTCGACCTGATCCGGACGAACGCGATCAAGGTCGCGACCGTGCTGATCGCCCAACTGGTGGCCTTGACGGTCTTCGGACTGACCGGGACCGTGGACTGGGCCGCCGGGGCGGCGCTCGCCCTGGGCAGCACCACGGGTGCCTGGTCGGCTGCCCACGTCCAGCTCGCACAGGGGGCGCTGTGGGTGCGCCGGGTGGTGGTCGCCCTGCTGGTACTGTTCACCCTGCGCCTGGTGTACGAAGGATTCGTGGCGGGAGTGTGA